From Aegilops tauschii subsp. strangulata cultivar AL8/78 chromosome 5, Aet v6.0, whole genome shotgun sequence:
GCTTGCTCAACTGAAGCAAAACTTGATCCAAACTCAGAACATAACTAAAAAAATGTCGATCTAAAGAGGTGGGACAAACGATTTTCTGTCTGGGTGTACCTCAAAATGGCTCCTTATAGGTTGGCTGCCTTTTGATTTTGAGGAGCATTAAAACTTCAACACACGTATtatgaaacttttcacataatTTAGAAAGTGGGTAACAATGCTTACAAACTTAATAACATCCCTAAACACGTCAAGATTCGTCCTATTTCTCCATATGAGCCAGCTTAAATAACCATTCATCCCCATGTCGTACCAAGACCTAATCTACCCGTTGTCAATCCTAATGACACTAAAAAAACTACCGCAATTCGTTCTGGAAGTGAGACAAATACCACGACAAAACATGCATGTTGTCGCGTGACTTATCCAATGGGTGAACCTGACACTTGCTGATGCGACATGGGAAGACGATGGCTTCATAAAGTATACATCTCTGGAGTTCTTTCTACACACTCCTGAAGCATTGGTGCTCTGCCGCTACAGCGCGGTGAGGGCATGCCGTTTCTCAATGGGGGGTCATGTGAGACCACACAATGAACCCTGCTAACTGTTGAATTATCCCGTTAAAGAAGGAACACATGCATGTATCACTTTAGTTATCGGACGCATATCAAAGATTCAGGCTATGGCTAGGGTTGGATCATTCAATCAATTCCCCAATTCCGTGGTATGCCTAAAACACATACATACTCTTACATTTGACTATACACCATGTTCCTCAAGATTTGGTGGTAAATCATACATACTTGATCTTCGTGCATAAAAATTCTCCACCAAATATTAGTAGGATCTGTCAGATATGTGGTCACCGAGGGCAGCGAACCGTTGGAGATTGTATGATTCTTCTAAAGATGTGTGGACATGTCGAGATACAGAGAAACAAGGTTAGTCGCCATTAAACGGTGAACAAACCTACgcacaatttttttttgtgaattACGCACAATACTTGCAAGTTTAAAACTAAGAGCAATTCTTGAAGATTCTTTTGTATGCGTCCAATCGCCATAATAAACGACACTATAACGAACAACACAGAAAATGACGATCCATAgcccttttttcttcttttttttaggAAGAGCCGGAAGCTAGCGAGGGAACATGCCCAAAGGAGCGGCTCCGGCTAGACCTGCACCTGCACGGGTCAGCCACGGCAGTACCGCCCGCCGCGCCGGTCGCCGGCCGGAGTCCGGCTGCACCACTGCGTGCACAACCACGGCGCCGCCGCTCATGGGAACCGGGAAGTCTCGTGTCGCGGCGCCGGAGTCCGTCTGCGCCAGTGCGTGCACAAACAGGACTCGTGTACGGCCGCGCCGCCCACGTGCGGCCCGACGGAAAAACACacggccaccagagcgccacgtAAGACGCGGCATAACTCATAAGCATAAAGCCCCCCCGAAATTACCAGCCCCGGTGCAAAACTCTTCGCGCGGAGCAAAACCGACCTTTTTCCAGGGGGCAAATCAGAAAAGTCCACTTCCTAAATTTCCCGATCCCCTTGAACCCTACCTGCCGCCCCCCCTCCGTCGCCCGCCCCAAATCCTCATCCGATTCCACGCCGCAAAACCTCCCCGAATCTGCCTCCGGCGCCCCCAGGCACGCCTCCGCCCGGCCCCGGGCCGCTCCATATATCCTCGGATCCGTTGGCGCTCGGTCCGGCCGCGCCGTCCGGATCTGGGGGAGGAACTCGGCTGATTCCTAGGGTTCCTCCGTCTCGGCGCGCCAGCCGGGTCCATGAATCCCATGGGGTACCGCCCCTATGATAGCAGCGGTGAGTCGCCTCGAATCTACGTGCTTTTTTGGCCGGGTGAGCTTGGCCGGGCGGAAAAGGCCAATTATTTCGCGCAGCTTGTTGAATTCCCGGAGGAAATTGGCATAAGTTATACCAAATAGTACCTAATGATGAGAATAGACACCGAGTATAAATTGTTCCTCTTGCTTTCTAGTAAAGTTGAGCCCATAGATAACTGAAAATCTGTTGAATTTATCAAACAACATGTACATTTGCACGGCCCTGAAGAGATAGGAGCATAAAGTAGTTCCTTTTGCCAAACCATTGGTACTACAGACTGAGATTAGTTGATAACTAAAAATCTATTCTTCCCTGCGCAGTTGTGAGCTTCTCGAACCTCTTGCCCAATTGTGAATTCGTCATAGTTGCCGTGGCAGTCGCCTGACCCTGTATTGCACAAATTGTTAACAGCATCTTTTATGACCTCTGAGGTGCTTTTGCGTTATGATGACTTGCAGTCAAATTGTGCATTTGATTATTGATCCCTTGCCCTGAATCAACATGTTGTTTTGACTTTGACCCGGTAAACTTGGCCGGGCAGAAAAATTCCATTCTTTTGCATGGCTTGTTAGATTCCTGGAGGAAAATATCTGGAGGAGATTGGCATACGTTTATTGCCAAATAATTGGAATACGCACCAAGTATATATTGTGCCTCTTGCTTTCTAGCAAAGCTGAGCCGATAGATAACTGAAATTTGTTAAATTTATCGAACAATGTGTACATTTGCATGGCCCTGGAGAAGTAGTCCCTTTTGCCAAGCCCTTGGTACTGCAGATTGATTAGTTGATAAATAGAAATCCAGTCATCCCTGAGCAATTGTGAGCTTCTCGAACCTCTTGCCAAATTGTGAATTCTTCATGATTGGCTTGTCATTCGGTTGACCCTGTACTCCACAAATTATAAACATCATTTTTTATGACCTTTTATGAGGTGCTTTCGTGTTATGAGGACTTGCAGGCTTGCAGCCAAATTGTGCATTTGAATATGCTGCAGTACTGATTCCTCGCTCTTGCTTGCAGGGACGGACGATGATCTCCCCTCGTCACAAAATAGAGGACTAAGAGGACGATCTTTCAGTGGGAATGGGAGAGCATCAGCTGGACCGTTTCCTTATGCAAGGCCACACAATGATTTGGAGAGCCAAGTACATCTGGTTGAGCAAGAGGCGTACACTGGTGTTCTTAGGGCATTCAAAGTTCAATCTGATGCATTGTCTTGGGTGATTATCTGCACACTGAAATTAATGGCTACATTTTCAGTAACCACTGCATGTCCTGTTGCTGATTTCAGCTGAAAATTAATTAATACTCATGCTTTTGTGCAGGAAAAAGAAAGTCTGATTTCTGAACTCAGGAAGGAACTGAGAGTTTCTGATGAGGAACACAGGGAGCTATTAAACAAGGTTAATGAAGATGGGGCCATCCGTGGAATGAGGTCTTTTGCATACAGGACCCATTTTTCCGTAACATGTTATACTTAATCGTCATATTTACCTAATCATTTACTTATCTTAATTTTTCTATAGGGAGCTGAGACAGGGAGGTGGGACCCCGAGTGGGCTGCATCGTGGCAGCAGAGTTCTTCATGATGGAGAACCTGGGCCAACTGCTAAAAGGCAACGACCATCCCATTTAATGCCTTCGCATTCTTCAGGCCTCCAGTCCCCTGTTATGTCTTCACATTCTGTCCCGTCTTCGTCAAAGTGGGGACCATCTTCAGCATCAAGGGGGAAAAGAGCAAAGTCGGTATGTTTGGAATGCTGTATGCCATGTTCTTCTGAATTCGGGTCAATTTTATGGCAATCTGTTGATGCATGTACAGACTACGCCACTGGCATTACCATCCATGGACCCGACCTCATTGATTAGCCGGAAAGTTTTTACAAGATGGCCAGATGATAACAACTTCTATGAGGCTACTATAACCCGTTACAATCCTGCTACGGTTTGTTCCAACTTTACCTATTTTTCTCCTTGATGCAGATATGCATCTGTATTAAGTAATTTTACCTACTCTCCTGATCCTTTTCAGGGCGAACATGCTCTTGTCTATGACATGGGCAAAACAACTGAGTCATGGGAGTCTGTCAGGCTTTGTGATGTAAGCATCGTTCAAGCCTTTGATGCTTGTATTGTTCTTTATCTTTCTTTTCTTACTCCTTGCTCCTGATTTGTACACTAATTATGTATTTTGTTTAAGAATTTGATCCATTTTTTTCATGTTTTCAACCCTTTGCTATGAATTATTCACCCTTTTTTATATGCTACACGTGCCATAATGTGCTGACTTACTCCAGTAGTGAACCAGAGGCTGGTTGCTCATGTGCCCAATACCATacactccctccgttcggaaataAGTGTTTGAAACTTTGAACTAAAACAGCGCACTTATTTCCGAACTGAGGGAATATAAATTAGTGGGGAAATGATTTGCAGTTGCTGCTGATTTGTTTTCACAATTACGTCGAGAGTGGTATCATGGCTTAAAATTTACCAATATGAATACCTTTAGTATCCATAGGGGCCGATATTCGGCACTCTAGAGTTCATCATGTTGACCATTAGTTTAGTCCACATGGAGACTTATGCTTTGTTGTTTCACCGGACTATGGAGATTTGTTTAATTAGTTGTCCACTCTGGCATGGAATAATTTTTTACTTGCTTATTTGCCCAGAATGTATGATCGCCACCTTTTAACGATATAATTAACCAATTAGGGGTGAACAATTCTTTCACAGATGAGACCTGAAGATATAAGATGGGAACGTGATGATCAAGGGATCTCAAATCGAGATGGGTGGGGCCCTTCTGGTCCATTGTTGAACAGGAACCAAAGCAACAATGGTAGAGGGAGACTATCTCAGAATGAGCATCCAAATAAATATGGTCCACCTCAAAATGGCATCAACAGGAATATTGGTGAAATTGACGTGCCTAACACTCAGAGTGTCGTGATTGAGGTAAATTTATATTGAAGGATCGGACATCACAGGGTAGTCAGATACTGTTTGTTGCTCACAACTTTATTTTCTCGATGCAGGTGGAGAGGGTATTGTCAAATCCAAATATGCATGAAATTGAAAAGGCAAAGAAACTGCTAACAGTGAGTTGACTTGTCTATCTTGAGGTCGTTCCCTGTCGAAAGCAGTGCATGATGGGGAAAGGCTTACTTGTAATTCCTTAAGTCTATTATTTGAGAACCGTAAGGCGAAGTAATTGTCCTTGCAGGACCAGGAGCAGTCATTACTTGATGCAATTGCCAGTCTTGACGATGCATCAGATAGCGAAAGTGGTAAGTTATTTGCCAATGCTACCTTGAAAAAGCACTGTAAAAGTAATAGTATCATTAATGGACAAATAACATTATCTGTATTTCTTTAGAGGTATTCTGGACAATTTCCATGCATTATCTCATTCAATTGAAATTAGGGTGATAGAAATTTTGTCCAGAACCTTGAGAAGATGAATATTGTTGAATCCAAATTGAAATTTTGGTAGTGTCTTCCTAGATACTACTACTAATGATTACTCGCAGTAATCAGAAATTTATATTTCCATGGATGATACACAAATCAGTTACATTACTACTTTGCCTATTTCACTAACCAGTCTTCATATAACAGAGGATAAGGCCATGGAAGCCCGAATGGGTTCTGGTGGTGATCACACGGGTAGGAACGGCATTGCCTGTTAGTTGTTATGGGAAGTATGTTGGAAGATTGCCACCTTGCTGGATCATCACTGGACAAAGAAGCGATGTGATGGAAAACTGGACTACCAAAAGAAGGTGGATTTGGCAGTTGCTGCTCCATGAGATGAGTTTATTTGCCTGCTCAAAATTCGGACCTGGCAAGGATGAATCCAGATGGAACGAAAAAGCTTTAATGGCGCCTTTCCTCTCTGATGGACTAGAAGTGACTAATTTTCTAGAAATTGTTGTTGACATAAATCAGCTGAAGATTCTTTGTGTTCGGTGCCCACAGCTGATTAACCTTGGCCGAAATCTCTGTTTTTCTTTGTCCCTCCTATGTGCACTGAGTTTTGCAGTGGGCATACTGGCTGTACTTGTAGTGTACAAAAATAATGTATTTTTTTTTCCAATAACAGTTCTGTATTTGGAATAATTAGTAATCAGTAAACTGAAGGTCCTTCAGAAAAAACAATTCTCTATATTTCTTACCGGGCCGATTACTCTGAAAAGAAATGTTCCCTATCTTTCTTTCTTTCGAAACTGGTTCATTTACCTCGCTGGGCAAGGCTGGTCTTGCCAACGGAGGGGAACCAAATCGGGTCTTTTCCTGGAACGAGTTGAAGGCTGGaatttttttttttcaaaacagaGGCATAAGATTTGCCTCATCTATTAAATAAGGAGAGAATAGAGTTTAGATTTTTACAGGATACCCCATACAAGCGACATGACAATTACTCACACACAATTATAGTCCCTAGCTTCTTGGCACCGGCAGTAACCCATAACTTTGCCTCGCCAATGATGGTTTGGAGGAGAATAGGCGGTGGCGCAAATTTTTGCCGAAATACCCTAGCATTTCGCTCGTTCCAAATGGTCCAAGAGGTGAGCATGACGAGAGAGGACATGGCATGCCAATTCGGGTTTCGGTCATCGGTACGCTTGACCCACCACTCCTTGACGGATTCATCAAGATGCCAATCGGGAATGTTGACGTGAGGTAGCCCAAGCTTCTCGATGATAGATCTCCAAAGCCTAAGAGTGTAGCGACACTTGAAGAAGAGGTGTGGCCCCGTTCTTGCTCTCTGTTGCATAGTGGACAAAGACCACAATTGACCCAACCACGCTTCTCCAGACGATCGGCGGTCCAAATtcggtcttgagggcaagccaCGCAAAGAATTTAACCTTAGGGGGTGCCCAAGCCTTCCAAACCATACGGTCCATGGGAGAGAGAGTCAATCCAAGGAACAGAGCCTTGTACGCAGTGGCCGCCGAGTAGATCCCATCGTTCGCGTGCTTCCAAGTAATGTCGTCTTCGGCTTGGTCGTCAAGGGGGAAGTCATGAACAAGCATCCAAAGAGTGAAGAATTCGCTAATGTGGCGAATGGAGATAACAGTGTTTGGATTGATTTTGAGAATCCATGCATTCTCATTGAGGGCTTCACGCACCTTCcaattctttctccttgatgcCTCGTAGATTAATGGAGCAATATCCATGGGTTTCCGCCCAAATAGCCAAGGGGAGTCCCAGAACGGTGTTTTTGCACCGTCACCCACAGTGATAGTTGTAGAGGCGTAGAAAAACTCGAGGTCCTCGGCGGTGCAAGGGTTACCAAACCCCACCCAAGGCTTGTGGGGCTCCTTCCATTCATACCACAGCCAACGAAGACGTAAAGCCCGCGAAATTTTTTCGGTGTTGAGTACCCCCAGGCCACCATATTCCTTTGGCCTACAGACTATTTTCCAATTGACTTTGCACTTGGCTCCCGTTGTCTTATCCGCACTGGACCATAGGAACGACCTCTCCAACTTATTTAGGTTGCTGAGCGTACTTGGCGGCACAATGAGAGGCGTGATTGAGTAGATCGCTTGGGATGAAATGACCGATTTGACAAGTGCCGTGCGGCCGATGGTAGTGATATTTTGGCCGTCCCAAGTGGCCAATTTGCTCGCCGCCTTGTCCTCAAGATATTGGAAATCCACCTTTCTGAGCTGCCAAACAGAGAGAGGCAAGCCAAGATACTTCACCGGGAAAGTAGCACGAGTTGCAGGCAAGCACTGAAGAGTGTGCCCAAGATTAAGATGACTACATCGAATTGGCACAACGGAGCTTTTCTGAAAGTTGGTGCATAGACCTGTCACTTCACCAAAGCCTCTCAAGATGGAAGCAAGATTGTCAACGTCCCTTTTGATAGGAGCCAGAAAAACAGCAGCATCATCCGCATATATGGAGGTTCTCACCGTAGGCCCCCGCCCACGTATCTTGTGAAGAAGGCCTTTCCGGGTTGCCAAATCCAGAATCTTATGCAGCGGATCAATCGCGATGACGAAAAGCAGGGGGAAATGGGGTCCCCCTGCCGAAACCCCTTCCCATGCATAATGGGAGGGCCGGGGATGCCATTTAAGAGAACACGAGACGATGACG
This genomic window contains:
- the LOC109773707 gene encoding protein EMSY-LIKE 3, translated to MNPMGYRPYDSSGTDDDLPSSQNRGLRGRSFSGNGRASAGPFPYARPHNDLESQVHLVEQEAYTGVLRAFKVQSDALSWEKESLISELRKELRVSDEEHRELLNKVNEDGAIRGMRELRQGGGTPSGLHRGSRVLHDGEPGPTAKRQRPSHLMPSHSSGLQSPVMSSHSVPSSSKWGPSSASRGKRAKSTTPLALPSMDPTSLISRKVFTRWPDDNNFYEATITRYNPATGEHALVYDMGKTTESWESVRLCDMRPEDIRWERDDQGISNRDGWGPSGPLLNRNQSNNGRGRLSQNEHPNKYGPPQNGINRNIGEIDVPNTQSVVIEVERVLSNPNMHEIEKAKKLLTDQEQSLLDAIASLDDASDSESEDKAMEARMGSGGDHTGRNGIAC